GCAGGTTGTCGATCATGTCGTACTCCAAGAACGGGAGCAGGCAGCCCAGGCATTGGAGGATGGCTTGCCCGAATGCTGGGGACGAAGTTGGAGTCGTAATTTGAATTGTATCAGGTCTACCGAATATACTCGTAATTGGCGACGACAtaactttttctatttttattttttcgtagGTATTGATTGGTAAAACGTTTTGGAACTATTCTTTTGATTTGGCAAACTACACTAAAATGTTTACTGAAAATTGTGAGACTATGAAACCGCTTCTAATAATATTTAAGGAACTTTTAATCCTGAGGCTAGTATACTAAGAGGGAatgaaaaggctcggcagatgagtTTACTAACCGAAAAATCGATGTCAAAGTTTACTCAAATCCACCTAGTAGTttcttacattattatttttgcacCCCTGTAGTTTTGTAGGTATTAGGTACTTACGTAATGTCCCATACTGCAGATGTGGTGTGGAGTCAACGAGCCCCGAGAGCGCATTGAACAGGCTCTTATAGTCCAGGTTAGGGTACAGACCCATTCTCTCGCTATCATTGTCAGCATCCCGCAACATCTCAAGTGGTGACCGTGGGACATCTTTGAGGACGCCTACACAAGTTTTGGACACATCAGAATATGTTTTCCAAAAATCGATAGCTAATAGGCGTGACCACTGGGGTTTTCTAGAAGAATTGGTGGAAGGCTAAATAACATGGAACTGCTAAGTCAAAGATTTGACTTCTTTCATCTGATGATGGCAGAACAGTTAGGGTACTGATTACTCAGGCTTATTCAACATTCGTTTTGTAACAAAAGCATTATTTGTGACCGGAAATAATAGGCCTCGTAGGAGACCAATTCTATATCATGGAAAGACTGCATGCTGTATCCCTAAATGGTAATCTCCCTAAAGACCTAGTATTCCAAAATATGGATGTACTTACTGAGAAGGGTCTGTGAGAAGTACTTGACGGTGTTGGCAATGTCAGTGCCGAGTGGTAAGGGCTGAATGTTGTGTTGCAGCCGCAGCTGGGCGTCGTAAAGGCTGCGGATTTTTGCTGTAACTGTATGACACGGCTCGTTATATGTATCCTGTTATATTGTATCGGTAGTGGCTAGAGAAGATGCCTTTACATTTTCAGATAGGAAAGTTGCTATGTCATTACTGTTTACGTCTAAAACATAAGTTAATATGTAGGTTCCTATTGCTCCTAACTGCTGAACACGTCATCCTTATTTAAAAGCTTACGTTGAGACTCCAAATCTGGACTATATTAAATCGGCTTAGCAGTCACGTTCATGAGTTATTCCGTTAAGCAGTTAAGCTTGACACGGATAGACTATTAAACAGAAAACTCCTCAAGAACCATTTTATCGTGagttaaaaatcaaataattcagTCTGAAACAAGAGACCAGTCAAAATAACTAAAAGTATATGAGACTACGTGACACCCATCAACTTTTTAATTCTAAAATGCAACCCTCAAAGTATCCAACGAATTAAGTCCCCTTATGTCCGATCTTATTTAATGTCtagtacataaaataatgttttgagaATTCGTATATAAAGCCACCCTTATGAAGAGGGGCAATTGCAAATAGCAACCCCAGTGTTGCTTCTGTTAAATATTCGACCACCTCAGATGTCTACGTGTTCATCTATTTTTTTCATCGCGTAGGTAGCTCAAAATGCtgtttaatcatcatcatcaataatCTCCACGATAATGATACCAGATTAAAATGAttgaacgtttatttcaaactcTGGTATTAAAAAATTACGATAATCCGCTACTTAGCGACGCTACAAATATCGGACTACCCTCAAAATATTGAAGTACTAAGAAACCGTCGAATTGTGTATAGGTGTGTAGAACAACGGACGGAAACAAAAATTCTAAAGTAGGTTGTTCTTTATTCTTTGTCAGGTTCTAAATGCAGCACCATCGGAAAGTAGTGACTAGTGAGAAAGTTTAGTTATTACGAAAGGTTTTTTCCATTTCAAAGAATATTGTGCTTGATCAAAATGTTATTAAGTGATTGTGTATTAAATAAACCTTAAGTCAGTACAAAGGAAAACGTTAAAGAGATCTTCTTAAATATCGCGCGAAGATAAGACGCATGCGCGTTTCTTACTGAAATGTCACGTCAAACGAAAAAGCGTTGAGTTCGAAATGAAACCAAATACCGGATTGTCTTCAATAGGAAAGTCATTGATTTATGTTAATCAAATAAACTAGAAGCTATTCATTAAACTGCCTGATATCAAAAATGGTTTCCAATTTCCAATGAAGTTGTAATAATAATCAGAGTATGGCACATTTAAGTAGGTGCGCGGGGCGCATGCGTGACCCGTGTCGCGTCCTGGGCGTGGCCACAGGCTCCGGCCGGGCCGCCATCTTGGCTTGGCACGGATTTTAACGGCGCGGGACGCATGTGCAGCAGCCGGGTCAATCGATCGGCGACCCAAGTACCAAGGGGGATGCTGTAAGGGGAGAGGGGAGGCCACGCATGCGTCCCGCGCGTTGTGCCAATGTGCCAGAACCTTCCATTTTTGCTccttaaatagatttttttatcgattttctACATTTTCCGGATTTGATTTAGATTTtggtttttagattttttgccAATACCGATTTAGATTTTTGGAATGTTCAAAAAAGAATTTTCCATTTTGTCCTTTGTTCGATTAAAGGTTTATTAATGCTTGAATAATGTTCaaagttttgttaaacaataatgacatagtttttattataatttttaaatagttttagagGGGCAATCATCATATATTGCAAAAATAGAGCTTGCCATAAAATAGGCAAATAATACAATTTCATAATACAGgtaatcataaataaaaaagcattgaatacatattgtttattaatatattcatTGACTAAACAAAGATACATCATGCAAATATCCATACAATCTACCATAAAGTACATTGACtacatttccaaaaaaaaatgctagtACATATAACTAAAACAAACATCAAACTAGTCTAACAGTTTAGAAACAAATTCTACGACAGACACACAATCAAGTATACAATGTGTAACAATAGATAACTCCTAATAAGGGAATGAGACTGGTTTAATATTACTTTGTtagaaaatgaaccttattCTCTTGAGCATAAGGCTCAATTTTTGTAACTCTACTGAATGGGAGAAAATTCGGAAAAATTCCAGTATTCCCACCAAAGTAACAAAGGAATTTGAGCTTATCATGTTACACATTgtattgttatatattttaggcaaaaaaataatttgagaagGTCAGCAAATGGATTGAAGACAATTTAGTCTTTGTaagcattttaataaattataagtagGAAAATCTTaacttgaaaaattattttacaaagtacaaaaaataatattttaatttaatttgaaaaagttacattatattaaacccgatttttattgttacataataaataaaaaataatacaaggtAATAATTATCAAAGGATAGgattaatttaatacaattttagaaAGTTACCGTTAATTTCCAAgtcagaaaaattaaaaataagtttagagaaaatatttttataggcacAGTATATAGAGAACAAATACACACAGTTAGGACATTTACATACATAGACATACACAGAAGGGTAAGATCAGATAAATagagtatatttattaatatgaaagGTATGATAGACAAAGCCGCCACATTAGGATAAGCAGCGGGATGGTACGGACAGACATACTGGTTAAGCCAACATTTCAGAAAGGTGAGCCACACAAACAGGGAACCTGATTCtgctaaattaattaaaaggtcAAActgcatttaattaattttagttaaatataaaaaaatatcataattgaACAAGAAGAGTTGAAGCTCAACGAAGTTAATAAGTACCTAGGCAGAATCCCAGCTACGGCTGCAATGGATGCTGACTGGTCTTCAGTTCATGATGTCCCACGGCCGGTAACACGTCTTGCTTACACAAAGGCTGAGCGGAGTCTGAGGCGATCCAGGGGtatcacaaaatggcggactgCTTACCTGCGCGCATGCGTACATCTCGACTGCGTCATGGGCGTGGCCCGAATTTTCCGGAACAAAGCCAGATGTGCCACGTTGCGTAAccatccgccattttgtttccACCCGCCCGCCATTTTGTAAGCCATATATCTAGGGCCCAATTTCAAAGATATTATCCCACTACTCTAACCCAATAGAATACAGTTTGACCAGAAATTAACAGAATCAGGAATACATATAACATTGAAACAACAGCAGGATACTTGTCTCTGTAGAACTAAACACGCATTGTATAGAGAACATTCTAGGATACAACGGGGCAGAGCGGAGATACCAACACCAAATACCTAGGAAATGCACACATGAAACCTAGAAGGGGCAGGGTTACCATCTTGAAGTATTATGTCTTGCTATATAGAAATTACCCTAGCACCTAAAAGTAAAATTActagaaatattaaattttatatctaattgcATGCATATTGAgaggaaatatttaaaactatgacCCAATTAATTTTGTCATTATTCAACATAGTGCAAGAAAGCGATCCATTCCAAATGGTCGCTCAATTAAAGACTTATTATCTGATGCAAagtttaaacaatttaattgcaATTTGCATTTTATATCATCAACAGAAACGCAATATAGTACccaatatttgtattaaaaatattaaaaaattgcaaCTGGatgagcaataaaaaatattaagttctgCTGCTAGCAATTTTTCCAGAACTGTTAAGTGAacgattttatgtttttatcagGAAGCTGTAATAATAgtttgtacttatttaattacttactctAATTATTCGCAAGCCCCACCcattaacaattaaatatattttttttaataattagaatttaattataaaggaAGCTCTAAaagaatttaattgaattatataatatgtgtagatttaaataatggtaATTAGAAATACTATTACTAACACAACTgtcaaaaacatataaaaacctACAACTGCATTGGCAATAAAAAATAGTTCACTAGCGCACAGCTTCTCCGAGTAGCTTCAGAGAAAGCGAGTTTAAGTAAATTGCAGGTTTGGAAAGTCACTAAAAATTATAGATAATGATTATATGACAGAGGCTAAGAGACACAGATGGCAACCCTAACAGTTGAGGGGGCAAGGCAAGCTAACGTGCCGGAACAAAAAGTGCCACAAAATGAATAGCTCGCTTGTACGAGCTCACCTTTCAAGCTCAGCTCAGAGTCCGAAACCGAATACTGCATGGTATCCTGTGGTCCCTGCATTTGGACACATATAAAGCACTACTCAACGACGCCCCTCATACAGCTCTGAAAAACAAACGCGTTAATTTCCATGCAAGGCGTTCACTGAATTGAATGTAAAGCGCTAATCAGGGCTAATACTCACATGCCGCCGCCCGAGTTCCCATGTTGATGAGCTGGATCTTGAAACTGCCCTGCATTGGAGTGCCGGGTAGAATGACCCGCTCGCCAAACTGCACTCAAATCAATAGAGCCGGCCGGGCCGCGAGATGCACGCCCAAGGGTAGGGGCACTAGGAAGGGGTAGTTCGACAGAGACAAGACCTGAATCTAGATATCCTGTGCTCTTCAGGCAATTGATTATCGACCGGTTTATGGCGGTCCGCGCATGGGTAATTCACGTCAACATTGTTATTGTTAAGTACACGGTACGTCAAATTGATGATGTCCGGTCTAAATTAATGCAAGTCTAGTGCATCCGGAATCGATTTAGTActttttcttttgtgttttataacattatctaattatttaaataaatatgtaaaacaaaaccatcaaaattaataaaattccaaaacttGCAGgttatatttatctttttttgataacaacaagcagaaaacaataaaatcactgAAACAAGTAAGGGGTAGGTTGatgtttatgttaattaaaaccACCAATTTGCATATTACACTGATTGAGATGTTTTTTCGTCCTAGAAAGCTCAATTTCCAAGCTAAGGCGTATTTTTTTGGCAAATAAGAATCTTATTTGATTCGTTCTCAGCTGTCATTGAGGCTGCGCGCGAAACATAGGGGTGGGAAGTAGCAAGGGGTAAAGGGTGTCTGATGAATGGCGCGTAATTTAAAAATTGCGCATATTGAAATGGACACTGCGGagtatcttttgttttatgtttgtatGCTTACGACTATCTTATGAAAGACTTACTAACACCTTTGTTTTGATAAATGTCTATAAGAATGCCGACTTAGTGTTTCCATGTAGTTTAAAAGTGCGCGAAATTGGTAATCATCTTGTATCTAAATATGACACATACAattgatttgtttatttatggcAAAGGCATGAgctcattgtttttgtttttctttaagttAAATGTGAGATTCTCATTCTTCTgcaattaggtaggtacgtgCTGAGCCAAGAGTGAGAAATTcttattgtattgtttattgcagaaatagataggtacctaactaTATAACTTGGTTGTTTTATTGTGTGGTGAGATTTTATCTGGCATTACGAtagattatgttaattttatatgCTGCAAGAGTTGGTAAACGTTATGAGGAAAACAGCGTTggaaatggaaaaatatttttattgacacgATTAATATCACAATAAAATCTATAATACCTACAATCACAGTGTCCAGTGCGTTTTGCagcaaacaatttaaatatgtctTTTTAAGACTCCATTCATTTACAGtttaaatattactttacaATACCTAATACCGCTTATAAGGTAGGCCTAAACTCAAGttaataatctgaaaataataagGTATTCAAAACTTAGTTAATAATTTGGGACCAGCCcttaaatttagtttttttttttgcgaaacAACACTACTGTTCTTGAACGAAGCCCTCGACTCCCTACTCTACCGTAATTACACCGAAAATAACAACTAAAACTCTCAATATTATTACAACTATCATCTACCCTAATTAAAATGTATGACGGTGTAACAGTGGATTATCTAGGTAaaacaaacgaaataaaatatatcaccactcaataataatttaagtcaGCCAGTACACCGAGCTATGTGGTACAAAACACACTGTAGTTTATTGACTTGTGTACAGTGGCATTGAAAGTAAACGGCAGCCATTATATCATCAACGCTCCATCGCGCCGGACAACGCCTGCTGTAACACAAGCTGCTGTGCGTTTATCAGTTTCTTTAATTCTCTTACTTCCTGAGTCAACTGGCGCACGTTTTCTGACGTCTCGTCCAGCCTCGCCTGCAGACTGCCCAGCCCTGAGGAGTAGCCGTACTCTCTGTACCCTGAGTCATTGTTGTTCTCGTATTTCTTGAAGCAGGAATACGCGCCCGTCGTCGAGCCGCTCGAGGATATCGTGTGACCGTATTGCTTCCTCATTTTTGCGATGTCGTAAGCAGCCATCATTATGTCTCGCGGCAGTCGCTTCTCGCTCGGGTTTAATGGTTTGACGCTCAAAACGACTCTGTAAGCTTGCGGCGATACTAACGCTGAGGAATGAAGGATTTTTAACAAACATTTGGGTAGATAGCCATTGAATAGGGCTAGTTCCATGTAAGATATTAACTTTGTTTGCCTGACAAGTTTTGAAAGCCCCGCGGTTTTCCTCAAACCCTGTATGTCATGGACAGCTATACCTACTAACAGGTTCATAAGTACTACTGTCACGAACATTAGGAACAGCACGTAAGTGATCTGCGCTGAGAACTCTAACAGGACAGGGGGGTCGTTCCCATCCGGCTCGTTAAGCAGCAAATCGAGGTTCAGTTCGCCAATCATCATGGTCAAGACCGTTATAAAGCCCATGAAAGGGTTTGCGAAAGAAGATGAGTCAGGAAATATTACACAGAAACTTATAGTAAAACCGATTAAGATACAGGAGTAGGCCATCAGTAATTTGGCAAATTCCTTTTGAACTTTTTGGTACATTGCCACATAAGTCCCGAAAACTGGTAGCTGtccaatcatcatcattaagtTAGTCCAGCCGGCGAGCACCGCGAACGCGCCTACGTGATTCTGCCAGGTGTACGTGATGTTGGTGTAGATATACGATATGAGAAACACGCTCACAATCACGAACCATTCGATAATATTCTCCGATTGCATCAAATATTGTTTCACAGTGGAGTAGCCGGCTATTCCGTAAACTTTTCTGAATATCTCAAATATCGTGATTCCGGCTAGCACCCACCATTGCATTTCGATTACAAATGGATTTTTCCGTAACAAATCGCCAAGAATGGACTGTTTCTGACAAAGTTCTTGCTCTTGTATTGTTTCTTCCATATCTTTACTGCCGTTGTAACAATTATGTGCCAGGGCAGTTAACACGTACAATGTTAGGCACAATACAAAAATGAAGCTTAGAAACAAACGAGCTACGtaatatttacgtattttttccCACTTTATGTATAGAAATGCTGAACAGAGTGGATGTAGGAGAACCTCTTTTTGCCCTTCGTCGACAAACGTATTCAAATAACTAATCTCACGCGGATAACAATGATGCAGTATGCTACGAAAGTCTAACTCCAATTCAACCTCCCTGTTGCTCGTCTGTGAGTGTCGCAGTGTGATCGCACAGTCCAATTTTCGAGTTACCATCGCCAGAGACGCCGGCGTTTTTCTAGCTATTACATTAAGCGCCGAGTTTCCTTTTTTAGACCTTGTCGTGACGTCAGCACCGTGGTAGATTAATGTCTCTACGCACGCAGACAGGCCGTCGAGGGCGGCAAGGTGCAGCGGCGTGAAGCCGTACTCATCTTTTTGGTTCACATTCGCTCCCCAGCTTATCAAAGTTTCTATTATATCGCAAGCGCTGTCGGACTTGCCGATAGCGGCGTGTAATGGGGTCCTCATGTCGAAGTCGTTAGCGTTCGGTTCAGCGTTTCCTTTTCTTAGCAATGATTCCACACACTCCAAGCTCGATGAGCGCGCCGCCAGATGCAATGCAGTGAAACCTCTGTGATTCTTTAGACTGGCCTCGGCCCCCTTTGATAGCAATAAATCTACACATTCAACGAATCCTCCGTCAGCCGCCAGATGCAAGGCAGTGGACTCCCTGTCGCCGACGCGCGTCCGCACGTTAGGGTCCGCGCCGGGCGTCTCGAGCAGTATACTTAGACACTGGAACATTCCTAAATCGGCAGCGAGATGTATAGCATTGGTACCGCCCGGTTCAATTTGATTCACGTCGACACCGTGGGATATAAACAATTTAAGGCATTCCACGGAGTTAGCTCGCACTGCACAATGGAGCAGGCCACCTTCACAGTTGACATATTTCACTGCGCAATGTACGGATGCACCGCGACTGATTAGCAAATTAGCCACTTGCACTGAGTTCCCGAATGCGGCACAATGGAGCGGGGCGAAGCATCTCGGCATGTAATTAGGGTCTGAGCCGCATGACAGCAGATAATTGGCGCATTCCGTGGAGCCGCTGAAAGCTGCTACGTGAAGAGGGGACAGGCCCAAGGCATCAAAGTATAGTGGGTCGGCTCCGACCTCTATCAGAGGCTGCAGGTAGTTGGTGAGTTTCAGGAATGCTGCCCAGAACAGGCATATGTTCTTCTCAGCCTCCGATGCCGTCGAGAAAGTGGTGGCGGCGGATTCTGCGGTAATGACCCCGGTCTCTAGTTCGTCCAGTAATCGCAGACGTCCGCCGAAGGCGCGCATCTGCTCGTGCGCGCTCTGACGTAACGAGTCCTCGCAGATGTGCGCAGTTAGGTCGAGGGGTGGCTCTTCGAAGCTGTCGTACATGTTAGGGGCGCTCTCGGCGGGGGGCGAGGAGCCGGCGTTGACGTACTCGAGGTGTCCCATGGAGGGGTAGGCTCGTTCGAGGGACTCTTCGTCGAGCGGGGGATGCGTCTGGTGCTGCGTTCTGGCGGGGGAGGAGAGGACGCGGGAGACGCGAGGTCTGCGGTCCATGTCGGAGCGCGGGAGGGTCCTAGGGCGGGCGTCATCTTCGTCGGGCTGTCGGCGGCGCGCGAACCAGCGCGCGGTCAGCAGGCGGCGCGTGGCGGGCATGCGGGCGGCGACGCGGCACTGAGCACCGAACGCCGCTATTATGCGCCAATTGTGACCGCACATGAATCGCGCGCACCTTTTCGATGTTAGGCTGGTTGCAGACTAGCAACTATCACTCAACTGCGCCAACGCACGATGATAGTATATTTCATCGCCGATACGATTTTTACATTGCTTATGTGCGATCTGAAGTCAGGAAACCTTTGGTATTATTGAAAAGgttgcttattttatttcagatcatcattacataataaaaatgtcgTGATGAAAAAATACCATGATACATAAATTTTTCATGAATAGTATTTTATGATGCGCCCGCGCATGGATACATTTTAAACTCGAATCTAGCAGACTTTATCAGCTAGAGAGGGAAATCGCCCAATCTGCACCGAGACTCTTCAATTTACATTTGTATTTGACATGTGTCAAAGACAACGATAGATTGGACATCTAAGTAGTACTACTTAGTGACCAACAGTTGTCCGTCGCGTAGCCAGCCTTCGGGAGGCATCAACAATGCCACTGACAAATGTGTGTATTTACTAACATTTCCCGCGGTGATATCATTGTGGCCAAGACTTGATATCTGGCATCTCGCAAGATCGCGGTCATTATCGCTACTTACTCCAAATGGCACGTTTTTGCTCAACCAGTTAGACGCCATTGGAGATTATGATCAGTATTTGGAGTTGCGTGAGTCAGGTCACTTTGGATCAACAGGAATCAACTGAGTCACTTGAGGCTTGAGGATCTCTTTGTTGTCCATTATTAGCCCTATTCGGCACGTGGCGGGAGTAGACTACTGACATGTGATTGGTTTCAAGAGTGGCCTATCTCAATACTGATTATCTTACCATGTACAAAAATAGTGCTCAGTTAGAGTCCAATTCAAACAAATGTAGTCAATTCACGAACGTTAGAATTCTATATCGGCGATAATCCAACAGGATCATAGAACAGGCAATATTATTTTAGGTTTTCCCCACAGACCAAATTGTTCAGATTAAATTTTTAGAGTTTCGGAGGTACCCAAAATGTAGAACGGTACCCTTACTACAAAGACGTCGCTATCGCTCCGTCCagccgtctgtcaccaggctgctaGGCAGTTGCATTTGTCATAGATTGTGTATTTCTTGAAGACTAGGAAAAAAAGGATTTTAGGgggttcccatacaacaaacatgatttttgctcgatatcgagtTTTTGCTAGATAGTGGTGCGGAACAATTGGTGCGCAAGtctgaatcatcatcatcatcatcatctcagccataggacgtccactgctgaacataggcctccccctttgatctccacagatacctgttggaagcgacctgcatccagcgtcttccggcgacctttaacCAAGTCTGAATAGCTCTTAGTTTTTACATAAGGAGCACAGATGTAGCCCAAACAGGAAACCCTTTCTCAATGAGAACAATACCTTCAGCTATGACAGTGTATGTTTAGATTATGACGTCAAATATCCTCTAACTAGTACCTAGACTAATTAACAATCCAGTAAAAATTCGCACCACTCAGCGCGTGAGAACGGAAACAATCAAAGTTCTTTATAAACAATGGGACTAAGAACGGAGATAATTATGCATATTATATGCAATGTGAATAGTTAAAATGCTATGTAACAACATTTAAATGTTATACCTAGGTCGAGAAGACAATGGAGCAAAATGGCAAAACCCTTTGGTTACCTAACCGGCCTATGTTTTGCAAACAGCATTTTTGTGGCTTATTGGTTTTTTGTGCTAGAGTAGCAGCATTAATTGCTTGCTTACCATGTACTCTTTGACACTGTCTTATCGACTTCAAAAATGACAGTGTGGCTGCTGACTATCGGACCTAGAAGGCTTTCAGTTCTCGAGTCGGAGAAGTTGTAGGCACTTAGTAGGAGTCCCTCAGTCTGCAGATCGAAGTATGgatatttttttggttgataGAAGCATAATATTATACCAGTAAAGCATCGAAAGCCACAGCGAACTATTAGTACAGCCCATTCACAAAATTGCATGGAACGAATTCTTTCAGCGAATTCGATTAGCCGTTCCAATTGATTACCGGCCGGATTTCCAGTAGACCGGCTTCGCACAAAGCACCATGCCATTGCGACTGATGGCTGTGAAGAACTGGACTTCTCATGGTGACCACAATAGAGGTCAAAGTACAAGCGGACACGAGGATGTTAGCATAATGAAGATTACTTACCTGAATTACCTGTACCTACCTGAACTATGTCATATAGTATCTACCCAGCTGATTTCATTAACCGTCTTAATTAactaactattttgctgtgcccatcagggtccataattgtgaccaggtacctctattattttatattttcccaCCAAaagtacattatggaatgcaataaatgatatgatatgaattcttattatttacaaagtttCTTTGATATTTAGGTTTCTTTGATTTGATGTGGAGGATAATTAACAATAAGGTAACACCCAAGAGATGAGTGCAAGATTTACGCCGCCAAGGTTTAGCGACAAGTCTGTAGTATTCGTACAAGAAGAGGTTTGTCTCACGCAATGGTGCATTGTTTTGTAGATCAACTCttgtaaataaaagcaaaattagGCATCGGGTACAATTTACGATTCTTGTTAGATCATCTTTGATTGAAATTACGCCACCTTACATAACAGTAGCTAAATATTATGACTAttgtttgttaaacaaaaaGACACACTTCGTAAAAGATTTAATACTAAAGTAGTAATCTTCCTTCATAAAAGATTTAATACTATTACTTATCGACTGTATAATTTACGTAAACATTTAGCTAGTGTACAGGGACGGTAATACAatttagataggtacctattttgatCGCGATGATCAGTGTCCGTATTTTATAAGTTGTCAAACATTTAACCGTCTCGTCTCATCGTcagtctggggcccgattctcctaagttaataatgtcaaaattgaatagaaatcgaatcgaaatcgaatcgcaatagcacttttaaccatatcgggcattttgctactaatataagaccaatcgtattccaacgtaattagattggtttgcgattgtctataccagtggttcttaacctttttggcatgagggaccactttaccaaaagtttgtcttccCAGGGACCACCGCaatggtttacctaaattgagggttctttgataaaaaatacgagcacactttataattagcactcatttctttattatttagcaaaaaactaaaatttacagattttaatgaaatttttgtTGCTGCATTCTCTTAACTAACTTCTGAATTCTTGGTTCAATACTACTCAAaactaaacgcatgtcggcagtggcATCCAACAGATTTCTatgcttgtttttaaaaatcagAAGCTTCGAAAACCCACGTACGTATTTAAATAGCTTTAACTAAATTCTTAatttacaaactaaacattGCGTTTACAAAACGTAAGTACTTACTGTCATACTTATGCATtcagtttccaaatgcgcgagcgaagcgagcgcgaaattttttttcggattcaaaccaaacattacgtaaaatgtggCCCAAATGTagtttactttttgtttgttgacaaatccAAAAACAAAGGCACACACTTTttaatgcgcgagcgaagcgagcgcgaaattttcattattttttaagactcaaagccaa
The window above is part of the Helicoverpa zea isolate HzStark_Cry1AcR chromosome 21, ilHelZeax1.1, whole genome shotgun sequence genome. Proteins encoded here:
- the LOC124640971 gene encoding transient receptor potential channel pyrexia; amino-acid sequence: MPATRRLLTARWFARRRQPDEDDARPRTLPRSDMDRRPRVSRVLSSPARTQHQTHPPLDEESLERAYPSMGHLEYVNAGSSPPAESAPNMYDSFEEPPLDLTAHICEDSLRQSAHEQMRAFGGRLRLLDELETGVITAESAATTFSTASEAEKNICLFWAAFLKLTNYLQPLIEVGADPLYFDALGLSPLHVAAFSGSTECANYLLSCGSDPNYMPRCFAPLHCAAFGNSVQVANLLISRGASVHCAVKYVNCEGGLLHCAVRANSVECLKLFISHGVDVNQIEPGGTNAIHLAADLGMFQCLSILLETPGADPNVRTRVGDRESTALHLAADGGFVECVDLLLSKGAEASLKNHRGFTALHLAARSSSLECVESLLRKGNAEPNANDFDMRTPLHAAIGKSDSACDIIETLISWGANVNQKDEYGFTPLHLAALDGLSACVETLIYHGADVTTRSKKGNSALNVIARKTPASLAMVTRKLDCAITLRHSQTSNREVELELDFRSILHHCYPREISYLNTFVDEGQKEVLLHPLCSAFLYIKWEKIRKYYVARLFLSFIFVLCLTLYVLTALAHNCYNGSKDMEETIQEQELCQKQSILGDLLRKNPFVIEMQWWVLAGITIFEIFRKVYGIAGYSTVKQYLMQSENIIEWFVIVSVFLISYIYTNITYTWQNHVGAFAVLAGWTNLMMMIGQLPVFGTYVAMYQKVQKEFAKLLMAYSCILIGFTISFCVIFPDSSSFANPFMGFITVLTMMIGELNLDLLLNEPDGNDPPVLLEFSAQITYVLFLMFVTVVLMNLLVGIAVHDIQGLRKTAGLSKLVRQTKLISYMELALFNGYLPKCLLKILHSSALVSPQAYRVVLSVKPLNPSEKRLPRDIMMAAYDIAKMRKQYGHTISSSGSTTGAYSCFKKYENNNDSGYREYGYSSGLGSLQARLDETSENVRQLTQEVRELKKLINAQQLVLQQALSGAMER